A stretch of DNA from Henriciella sp. AS95:
CACGCGCTCCACGGCGCGTGTGCGCTCTTCGACTTCTTCACGCGAGGACCCCATCAAGGTCAGCGTGGTCGTGACATAGCCATAGGAGACAAGATCCGAGCCGAGTTCCTGCAGCGCTGCATCGGCATCGGCGGCCTTGTTGTCGGCATCATTGTCGAGAAGTGCGGCCTGTTCGTTGAACAGTGTCTCCCGCAGGACCGCGCCTACGGATTTCCGCTTCGCAAACCAGTGTCGCCGCTTCTTGGCGAGGAGCTTTTCGGCCTCGGCCTTGTCCATCGCGATGTATCGCGTTGTCCAGCGATAGGCGAAGCCAAGCCGGTTGAGTTCATCCAGCATGCCGGGCAGTGTCGAGGCCGGAAAGCCCAGCAAGGTCAGCGTCGCGAGGTGCGCCTCGCCAATCCGCGGCTCCAGCCCGCCTGCAAAGCTTTCATCGGCGAGTACCGCATCGAGAAATACCGGCAGCTCCGGCACAGACACGCGGTGCCGCTTCGACGAGATGCAGGCATGGAGATAGGTAAGCGTCTCTTCATCCGAGAGCGGATGGATCTCATCCAGGGCCGTCGCAAGAAGATCGAGCGTCTGCGCGGCGCGTGTCTGGAAATGTTCGAGCCGCTGGCGCCAGTCCTCACCATCCCGCTTCTCGGGCCGCTCGATCAGCGCCTTCTCGGCCCGGCCCGTCGCATCGGCCGGCGGGAGCCAGAGCAGAGTGAGATAATAGGCGCTCTCGAACCGGGCGCCGGTCTCTTCGGCGGCTGCGCGTCGTTCCTGCTCAATCAGCCAGGCTGCCGAGCATTCAAAAGAGCTTTCCTCTAGCGATACGGCTTCCTCCCGCACCGCTTCGAAGACGAGCGCCCAGCCGGACCCGAACCGGCGGAGAACATTGTTGACCCGTGCAGTGACTGCAACGAGTTCGGCTTCTGTCGAGCTTTCAAGGTCGGGGCCCCGATAGCGGAAGCTTGCCTGGAAGGCGCCGTCCTTGTTGAGGACGACGCCCGGCGCGACGAGGCACGCCCAGGGGAGGTAGTCTGAGAGGTGTGCCGGTTTCGCCGCGTATTCGGAAAGGTTCAGCATGAAAGATGTTCCTTGTGACGGGCAGACCGGATTGCGACGGCGAGAAAATCCGGATCGGACCGGGCCATGAGGACGGCTAGCGAGTGTCCCGCCACCCAGACCACAAGCCCCGGTATCCAGAGCCGGAGGCCGAGGGCCAAAGCGGCTGACAGCGTCCCGATGGCGATGGCGGCCGAACGTGGCGCGCCGGCCATCAGGATGGGTTCGGCGAGCGAGCGGTGGAGGGGGATCTCGTAGCCGTCGAGCATCAGAGCACCGC
This window harbors:
- a CDS encoding VirB3 family type IV secretion system protein, producing MLDGYEIPLHRSLAEPILMAGAPRSAAIAIGTLSAALALGLRLWIPGLVVWVAGHSLAVLMARSDPDFLAVAIRSARHKEHLSC